Proteins encoded within one genomic window of Halomarina litorea:
- a CDS encoding iron transporter — translation MDRRDVLRAGVTGIGAAVAGCLGGFERQSAWRDPPLVADRPQAVYVPAITEGMALADRRTTNEYEVALTYSYPHRFWNVQGDTREKVIVDADDSIHLMASIWDRESGLVVPSSGVSLEILQGDIPVSQEVIYPMLSQQMGFHYGANFTLDGEGEYRARVSIGGLSTARTGEFADRFSEPRSVEIPFTFDTDELYDLSIRRLGDRQGTRDAIPPMDMDVPAGTVPNVTTGSVVGSGTSGDAQFTARVFQDEARFGEQPYLAVTAHTPYNQIVLPMMQLQAGLQNESGGTDTYPLKPTFDPKLGYHYGANLEEGVTVDRLELATELPPQVARHDGYETAFFEMPTVAIGG, via the coding sequence ATGGATCGCCGTGACGTGCTTCGAGCTGGGGTCACGGGTATCGGCGCAGCCGTGGCCGGCTGTCTCGGTGGGTTCGAGCGCCAGTCCGCATGGCGGGACCCGCCACTCGTAGCGGACCGCCCACAGGCCGTGTACGTTCCTGCGATTACCGAGGGCATGGCACTCGCGGACCGACGAACGACTAACGAGTACGAAGTAGCGCTGACGTACTCCTACCCCCATCGGTTCTGGAACGTGCAAGGCGACACGCGGGAGAAAGTCATCGTCGACGCTGATGACTCGATTCACCTGATGGCCTCGATCTGGGACCGGGAGAGCGGACTCGTCGTTCCGTCGAGCGGCGTCTCCTTGGAGATCCTCCAGGGCGATATCCCCGTCTCCCAAGAGGTCATCTACCCGATGCTCTCCCAACAGATGGGATTCCACTATGGGGCGAACTTCACACTCGACGGGGAGGGCGAGTACCGGGCCCGTGTCAGCATCGGTGGCCTCTCGACAGCTCGGACCGGTGAGTTCGCGGACCGATTCAGCGAGCCACGGTCCGTCGAAATACCGTTTACCTTCGACACCGACGAACTCTACGACCTCTCGATTCGACGCTTGGGAGACCGACAGGGAACCCGGGACGCGATACCACCGATGGATATGGACGTTCCGGCTGGGACGGTTCCGAACGTCACTACCGGCTCGGTCGTCGGGTCGGGGACGAGCGGCGACGCGCAGTTCACCGCTCGGGTGTTCCAAGACGAAGCCCGGTTCGGGGAGCAGCCCTATCTGGCCGTTACAGCGCATACACCGTACAACCAGATCGTCCTCCCGATGATGCAGTTACAGGCAGGACTCCAGAACGAGTCCGGTGGCACCGACACGTACCCGCTCAAGCCGACGTTCGATCCGAAACTCGGCTATCACTACGGGGCGAATCTCGAGGAGGGAGTGACCGTCGACCGTCTCGAACTCGCGACCGAACTCCCGCCACAGGTTGCTCGCCACGACGGCTACGAGACGGCGTTCTTCGAGATGCCGACGGTCGCCATCGGCGGGTAA
- a CDS encoding heavy metal translocating P-type ATPase, whose translation MTNEPSGATNHRSEAEAANGEDGSPDHAHDHDHGHDDGHGSASTGSVTDDGDGETLELSVPEMDCASCASKVESANARLDGISRIDPQVTSGQLVVEFDGAMTNTDAIRERVEKAGYTVESTTGAQSEQFSVPDMDCASCASKVENALQSTAGVSEFETHPTSGTVRVTFDEAATSRQQVVEAIKGAGYAVENTDAEPDASQAAQRESVWRSQRAIKTWISGAFVTLGLLFEFLLTGQNVVFATVIGREILVADAHFLLAVAFGGQAILRSGYYSARNLSLDIDLLMSAAIVGALVASLGFGEALYFEAATLAFLFSVAELLERYSMDKTRNSLRELMDLSPDEATVLREDEEISVPVENIEVGEVVVVRPGEKIPMDGEVTEGESAVNQAPITGESVPVDKTVGDEVYAGTINEGGYLEVQVTSTAGDNTIARVVSMVEDAQSNKTDREQFVERFAEYYTPIVVAIALAAMVVPPLAFGANWVTWFVRGLTLIVLACPCAFVISTPVSVVSGITSAAKNGVLIKGGDHLEAMGEVDAIALDKTGTLTKGELVVTDVVALNGNTEEDVLRCARGLESRSEHPIGDAIVAQADSRGVAGREIDDFESITGKGVRADLDGTPHFAGKPGLFEELDFELSHVHATTDGGVPTAKSRDLCERNDCMDLLEETVPRLQSEGKTVVLVGTDEELEGVIAVADEIRPEARAMVERLHNLGVEHVVMLTGDNERTARAIAEDVGVDEFRAELLPEDKVEAVEGLQEKYGTVAMVGDGINDAPALATADVGIAMGAAGTDTALETADIALMGDDLSRLPYLYDLSHSANRVIRQNVWTSLGAKAALAVAVPFGLPIWAAVLFGDAGMTVGVTGNAMRLSNVEPTLDEA comes from the coding sequence ATGACAAACGAGCCGTCTGGGGCGACCAATCACCGTTCCGAGGCGGAGGCAGCCAACGGTGAGGACGGATCCCCCGACCATGCTCACGATCACGATCATGGGCACGATGACGGCCACGGATCAGCGTCGACTGGCTCTGTCACCGACGACGGCGACGGCGAGACGCTCGAACTGAGCGTTCCGGAGATGGACTGCGCGTCGTGTGCCAGCAAGGTCGAGTCGGCTAACGCTCGACTCGACGGTATCTCTCGAATCGACCCGCAGGTGACGAGTGGTCAACTGGTCGTCGAGTTCGACGGAGCGATGACGAATACCGACGCGATCCGAGAGCGCGTCGAGAAGGCCGGTTACACCGTCGAATCGACGACTGGCGCTCAAAGCGAGCAGTTCTCAGTCCCTGACATGGACTGTGCGTCCTGTGCCAGCAAGGTCGAGAACGCATTGCAATCGACCGCAGGTGTCAGCGAGTTCGAGACCCATCCGACGAGTGGGACTGTCCGCGTCACGTTTGACGAGGCGGCTACCTCACGCCAACAGGTCGTCGAGGCCATCAAGGGGGCCGGATACGCAGTCGAGAACACTGACGCAGAACCGGACGCTAGTCAGGCTGCACAGCGTGAGAGTGTCTGGCGGAGCCAACGAGCGATCAAGACGTGGATCAGTGGTGCGTTCGTCACACTGGGTCTACTCTTCGAGTTCTTGTTGACTGGGCAGAACGTCGTGTTCGCGACCGTCATCGGACGTGAGATACTGGTCGCTGACGCGCACTTCCTTCTGGCTGTCGCGTTTGGCGGACAGGCCATCCTCCGGAGCGGCTACTACTCAGCTCGAAATCTGAGTCTCGACATCGACCTGCTGATGAGCGCGGCCATCGTCGGCGCCCTCGTCGCGAGCCTCGGGTTCGGCGAGGCGCTTTACTTCGAGGCGGCGACCCTCGCGTTCCTGTTCAGCGTCGCCGAGTTGCTCGAACGCTACTCGATGGACAAGACCCGGAACTCCCTGCGCGAGCTAATGGACCTCTCGCCTGACGAGGCGACGGTCCTCCGGGAGGACGAGGAGATTTCCGTTCCCGTCGAAAATATCGAGGTCGGCGAGGTAGTCGTCGTTCGCCCCGGAGAGAAGATCCCGATGGACGGTGAGGTAACGGAAGGCGAAAGTGCAGTCAACCAGGCGCCGATTACCGGCGAGTCTGTGCCCGTCGACAAGACCGTCGGCGACGAGGTGTACGCTGGCACCATCAACGAAGGTGGCTATCTGGAAGTACAGGTCACGTCTACTGCAGGGGACAACACCATCGCGCGCGTCGTCTCGATGGTCGAGGACGCACAGTCGAACAAGACCGACCGCGAGCAGTTCGTCGAGCGCTTTGCAGAGTACTATACACCGATCGTCGTCGCCATCGCGCTGGCCGCGATGGTCGTCCCGCCACTGGCTTTTGGCGCAAATTGGGTGACGTGGTTCGTTCGCGGGCTGACGCTCATCGTCCTCGCCTGTCCGTGTGCGTTCGTCATCTCGACGCCCGTCTCGGTCGTCTCGGGCATCACCAGTGCCGCGAAGAACGGCGTCCTCATCAAAGGCGGCGACCATCTGGAGGCGATGGGAGAGGTCGACGCTATCGCGCTCGACAAGACGGGCACGCTGACGAAGGGCGAACTCGTCGTCACCGACGTCGTCGCGCTCAACGGCAACACGGAGGAGGACGTCCTGCGGTGTGCCCGCGGCCTCGAAAGTCGGTCGGAGCACCCTATCGGCGACGCCATCGTGGCACAGGCCGATAGCCGCGGTGTTGCTGGCCGGGAGATCGACGACTTCGAGAGCATCACCGGGAAGGGTGTGCGTGCGGACCTTGACGGGACACCGCACTTCGCAGGCAAGCCCGGCCTCTTCGAGGAACTGGACTTCGAGCTCTCGCACGTCCACGCGACCACTGACGGCGGCGTCCCGACAGCCAAAAGCCGAGATCTCTGTGAGCGCAACGACTGCATGGACCTGCTGGAGGAAACGGTGCCGCGCCTCCAGTCAGAGGGCAAGACGGTGGTCCTCGTCGGCACCGACGAAGAACTGGAAGGGGTCATCGCTGTCGCAGACGAGATCCGCCCCGAAGCGCGGGCAATGGTCGAGCGCCTCCACAACCTCGGCGTCGAGCACGTCGTAATGCTTACTGGCGACAACGAGCGGACGGCCCGCGCCATCGCCGAGGATGTCGGCGTCGACGAATTCCGCGCCGAACTCCTTCCCGAGGACAAGGTCGAGGCCGTGGAGGGACTGCAGGAGAAATACGGGACGGTGGCGATGGTCGGCGACGGCATCAACGACGCCCCCGCGCTTGCCACCGCCGACGTCGGCATCGCGATGGGGGCGGCCGGGACCGACACCGCCCTCGAAACCGCGGACATCGCGCTGATGGGCGACGACCTCTCACGCCTGCCGTACCTCTACGACCTCTCGCACAGTGCGAACCGCGTCATCCGGCAGAACGTCTGGACGAGTCTGGGCGCCAAAGCGGCCCTCGCCGTCGCCGTGCCCTTCGGCCTACCCATCTGGGCGGCCGTCCTCTTCGGCGACGCCGGCATGACCGTCGGCGTCACCGGCAACGCGATGCGCCTCTCGAACGTCGAACCGACCCTCGACGAAGCGTAA
- a CDS encoding cation diffusion facilitator family transporter gives MSGHGHDHDYDGQSDEHADHAGAASQGPRTLAVVAGINFVGFVVELVGGLAFGSVALISDAVHMLFDMLAYVMAFAASYTAERYDGGDEWSYGLHRLEPAAAFLNGALLLPMVGYILWESYQRFVDPVDIDPVLTLIIAIGGLLVNVGSVYILQGGEMSLNERGAFYHLLGDAGGSVAVIVSTVAVWQFDLPIADPIAAVLIGALVLWSAGKVLRESTAILLERSPVPSNEVRSELQTIDNVDAIEDLHIWQVCSQLTVATVRLTTQCESLADQQAVRQAVHERLAEWDVDHATVECLDATASDVVQSAATDQH, from the coding sequence ATGAGCGGCCACGGCCACGATCACGACTACGACGGACAGTCCGACGAACACGCGGACCACGCTGGGGCGGCCTCACAGGGGCCACGTACCCTCGCAGTCGTCGCCGGTATCAATTTCGTCGGGTTCGTCGTCGAGTTGGTCGGCGGGCTGGCGTTCGGGTCGGTCGCGCTCATCAGCGACGCGGTACACATGCTGTTCGACATGCTCGCGTACGTGATGGCGTTCGCCGCGAGCTACACCGCCGAACGATACGACGGTGGGGATGAGTGGTCCTACGGACTCCATCGGCTCGAACCGGCGGCGGCGTTTCTCAACGGCGCCCTCCTGCTTCCGATGGTCGGGTACATCCTCTGGGAGTCCTACCAGCGGTTCGTCGACCCGGTCGACATCGACCCCGTGTTGACGTTGATCATCGCGATTGGTGGCCTGCTCGTCAACGTCGGTTCGGTGTATATCCTGCAAGGGGGCGAGATGAGTCTCAACGAGCGTGGGGCGTTCTATCACCTGCTGGGCGACGCTGGTGGCTCAGTAGCAGTTATCGTCTCGACGGTCGCCGTCTGGCAGTTCGACCTCCCGATCGCTGACCCGATCGCAGCTGTGCTCATCGGCGCGCTGGTTCTCTGGTCGGCCGGGAAGGTGCTCAGAGAGAGCACGGCAATTCTCCTCGAACGAAGTCCGGTCCCGAGCAACGAGGTGCGATCGGAACTACAGACCATCGACAACGTCGACGCCATCGAGGACCTCCACATCTGGCAGGTCTGTAGCCAACTGACAGTCGCGACGGTTCGGCTTACGACCCAGTGTGAGTCACTCGCCGACCAGCAGGCAGTTCGACAGGCAGTCCACGAACGCCTCGCCGAGTGGGACGTCGACCACGCGACCGTCGAGTGTCTCGACGCCACCGCGTCCGACGTCGTACAATCCGCAGCGACCGACCAGCACTGA
- a CDS encoding DUF7521 family protein, with product MTWVGPAIVAVKTVILLLGAAITYIAYKAYRQTESPSIRLLGIGFTIITLGALLAGIADQVLSVSLEVGVLLNSILVALGFVTILYSLYLERG from the coding sequence ATGACGTGGGTCGGCCCGGCCATCGTCGCCGTCAAGACCGTCATCCTCCTGTTGGGGGCGGCCATTACGTACATCGCGTACAAGGCATACCGGCAGACTGAATCACCGTCTATCCGGCTTCTCGGCATCGGATTTACCATCATCACACTGGGGGCACTCCTCGCGGGCATCGCCGATCAGGTGCTCTCGGTTTCACTCGAAGTCGGTGTCCTCCTCAACAGTATCCTCGTCGCACTCGGATTCGTGACGATCCTCTACTCGCTGTACCTCGAACGAGGATGA
- a CDS encoding winged helix-turn-helix domain-containing protein, whose protein sequence is MGHDSASSTDSPSLQEVLDALDDADCRAILRHTAEPMTATELIDACDIPQSTLYRKLDLLRTASLVHEQDAIKPNGGRVTRYERDFDDVTISMEDDDTFSVAVERPPRGADERLADIWSKMGDEL, encoded by the coding sequence ATGGGGCATGATTCGGCGTCATCGACGGACTCGCCCTCGTTGCAGGAGGTCCTTGATGCGCTCGATGATGCCGACTGCCGGGCCATCCTCCGCCACACAGCCGAACCCATGACTGCAACCGAACTCATCGACGCCTGTGACATCCCGCAATCGACGCTGTATCGGAAACTCGACCTCCTCCGAACGGCATCGCTCGTCCACGAACAGGACGCGATCAAGCCGAACGGAGGCCGAGTGACTCGTTACGAGCGAGATTTCGATGACGTGACGATCTCGATGGAGGACGACGACACCTTCTCGGTCGCCGTCGAACGCCCGCCACGAGGCGCTGACGAGCGCCTCGCGGATATCTGGTCGAAGATGGGGGACGAGCTATGA